A portion of the Sulfuriferula sp. AH1 genome contains these proteins:
- a CDS encoding DUF4810 domain-containing protein, protein MRFVALAFAVLVLGGCAAQPMYNWGGYESMLYKGYKDPAKMEEMKVGLEKHIAAMDKTGQKIAPGLLAELGTLYLQSGSSDKAVAMYTRERDTWPESKGLMDAMIKNLERRKQASAEVAQ, encoded by the coding sequence ATGCGATTTGTGGCGTTAGCATTTGCGGTTCTTGTTTTGGGTGGGTGTGCCGCCCAGCCTATGTACAATTGGGGTGGTTATGAATCCATGCTCTACAAAGGATATAAAGACCCCGCAAAAATGGAAGAAATGAAGGTAGGGCTCGAGAAGCACATTGCAGCAATGGACAAAACCGGTCAAAAAATTGCACCGGGATTGCTTGCTGAGTTGGGTACGCTTTATCTACAGTCAGGCTCATCGGATAAGGCAGTCGCTATGTATACCCGTGAGCGGGATACATGGCCAGAAAGCAAAGGGTTAATGGACGCTATGATTAAGAATCTAGAGCGGCGCAAACAGGCAAGCGCGGAGGTTGCTCAATGA
- the nifH gene encoding nitrogenase iron protein: MAALRQIAFYGKGGIGKSTTSQNTLAALSDLGQKILIVGCDPKADSTRLILHAKCQDTILSLAADAGSVEDLELEDVMKVGFKDIRCVESGGPEPGVGCAGRGVITSINFLEEEGAYDGIDYVSYDVLGDVVCGGFAMPIRENKAQEIYIVMSGEMMAMYAANNISKGILKYANSGGVRLGGLICNERQTDKELELAEALAGMLGTKLIHFVPRDNIVQHAELRRMTVIEYAPDSKQAGEYRQLADKIHANAGNGTIPTPITMDQLEDLLMEHGLMPTIDESLVGKSAEQLAAEAAAA, translated from the coding sequence ATGGCTGCATTAAGGCAAATCGCGTTTTATGGTAAAGGTGGTATCGGCAAGTCTACGACTTCGCAGAATACTCTCGCTGCACTTTCTGATCTGGGTCAAAAAATCCTGATCGTCGGCTGTGATCCTAAAGCTGATTCAACCCGTTTGATCCTGCACGCCAAGTGCCAGGACACTATCCTTTCACTGGCTGCCGATGCTGGTTCCGTGGAAGATCTGGAGCTGGAGGATGTGATGAAAGTCGGTTTCAAGGACATTCGCTGCGTTGAATCCGGCGGACCTGAGCCTGGTGTTGGTTGCGCAGGTCGCGGTGTTATCACCTCGATCAACTTCCTCGAAGAAGAAGGCGCTTACGATGGTATCGATTACGTTTCCTATGACGTATTGGGTGATGTGGTATGTGGCGGTTTCGCCATGCCGATTCGCGAGAACAAGGCACAGGAAATCTACATCGTCATGTCCGGTGAAATGATGGCCATGTACGCGGCCAACAACATCTCCAAAGGCATTCTGAAGTATGCCAACTCCGGTGGCGTGCGTCTGGGCGGCCTGATTTGCAACGAACGTCAGACCGACAAGGAGCTGGAACTGGCTGAAGCACTGGCAGGCATGCTGGGCACCAAGCTGATCCATTTCGTGCCACGCGACAATATCGTTCAACACGCTGAATTGCGCCGCATGACCGTGATCGAGTACGCACCCGACTCCAAGCAGGCTGGCGAATATCGTCAACTCGCTGACAAGATACACGCTAATGCAGGCAATGGCACCATCCCCACACCTATTACCATGGATCAGCTGGAAGACTTGTTGATGGAGCATGGTCTGATGCCAACCATCGATGAATCACTGGTCGGCAAGAGTGCCGAGCAACTGGCAGCTGAAGCAGCGGCAGCGTAA
- a CDS encoding CsgG/HfaB family protein has product MLPNSFSSDFARPLLALLGLVLISGCAIQTPTVTQKEAPQSISSQKAAQQAVISQAPVVPKLKRKIALGRITNETNYGQSLLHDNHDDPLGKQVTDLMSKALTESGEFLVFERPDIGRLQAESRLTDTKLNLVGVNALVIGSLTEFGRKTVGETGFVSSSKRQVAFAKVDVRVVDVNTGHVFFATSGAGESSTETASTFGFGSQAAYDGTLNDSAIRQAVSEAVNRLVTEMSATPWQTYILKADAGMVYIGGGKSQGIKPGMTFSVQTQGEKIKSPQTGTEITLPGRQVAKIRIDSNFGDNDLNEGSTATLISGSFSGYKPEQLVVRSEGGK; this is encoded by the coding sequence ATGCTTCCCAATAGCTTTTCTTCGGATTTTGCACGCCCACTTTTGGCCTTGCTAGGTTTGGTATTAATTTCTGGCTGCGCAATTCAAACCCCGACTGTGACACAAAAAGAAGCCCCACAGTCAATATCTAGTCAGAAAGCGGCACAGCAGGCTGTGATATCACAAGCACCGGTTGTTCCTAAGCTAAAACGTAAGATAGCCCTCGGCCGAATTACAAATGAAACTAATTATGGCCAATCTCTTCTGCATGATAACCATGACGATCCGCTAGGTAAACAGGTGACTGATCTGATGAGCAAGGCGCTTACAGAATCGGGGGAGTTTTTAGTTTTTGAGCGACCAGATATTGGTCGTTTGCAGGCAGAAAGCCGATTGACAGATACGAAACTTAATTTGGTGGGAGTGAATGCTTTAGTCATCGGCTCTTTAACTGAATTTGGACGTAAAACTGTTGGTGAGACCGGTTTCGTGTCGTCGAGCAAACGTCAGGTTGCATTTGCCAAAGTTGATGTACGTGTAGTTGATGTCAATACCGGACATGTTTTCTTCGCAACATCTGGAGCTGGTGAGTCGTCGACTGAGACTGCATCTACTTTCGGATTCGGGTCACAAGCTGCTTACGATGGCACACTCAACGATTCGGCAATTCGACAAGCTGTGTCTGAGGCAGTTAATCGCCTTGTGACAGAAATGAGCGCCACTCCTTGGCAAACTTATATTCTTAAAGCTGATGCCGGAATGGTTTATATAGGCGGAGGTAAGAGCCAAGGGATTAAACCAGGTATGACGTTCTCCGTACAGACACAAGGTGAGAAAATAAAATCTCCTCAAACAGGAACAGAGATTACATTGCCAGGACGTCAGGTTGCAAAAATTCGGATTGATTCTAACTTCGGGGATAACGACCTCAATGAAGGATCAACAGCAACTTTGATCTCAGGATCATTTAGCGGATACAAACCTGAACAATTAGTGGTACGTTCTGAGGGGGGTAAATAA
- a CDS encoding SagB family peptide dehydrogenase, with amino-acid sequence MTATPDDIGRTQPAAGADSSLTKIVAYHQRSKHRLERYAAGPETLDWSAQPNPFREFSGAPRIRLPMIADRLTASFAALHTPGAVAAQPLTLDHVAAMLELAFGLSAWKEYGPDRWAVRCNPSSGNLHPTEAYVISRDISELEDGVYHYLSRDHALERRCRITAAAPAAQPGLLVGISSITWREAWKYGERAFRYCQLDTGHAIGALRYAAAVLGWHVRIADAVSQQQLAEWLGLDRDANFPRAEREEAELLLEITIAPDADTTASWLRNSTQTDWRGQANILDAHPMYRWPIIDDIAAASRKPATQPAMYRPETSALASTCSMAAATLIRQRRSAQRFDARFTQDADSFYTMLTALLPDSGTPWDVWNEVPRVHPVLFVHRIDGLAPGIYALPRSADAQARMQATMRTDFLWRKPDGCPEPLPLYLLAKANLGKALRTISCHQAIAADSTFTLAILAEFDTALHNAPWRYRQLYWEAGLFGQVLYLQAEAASLRGTGIGCYFDDTCHELLGLQDTTFQSMYHFTVGYPLTDERIANLPPYPRT; translated from the coding sequence ATGACAGCCACACCTGACGACATCGGCCGCACCCAGCCTGCAGCGGGTGCGGATTCGTCATTGACCAAGATTGTTGCTTATCACCAGCGTAGCAAACACCGTCTGGAACGCTACGCCGCCGGCCCGGAAACCCTGGACTGGAGCGCACAGCCCAACCCGTTTCGCGAATTCAGCGGCGCACCGCGCATCCGCCTGCCGATGATCGCAGATCGATTAACCGCCAGCTTCGCCGCATTGCATACACCCGGCGCTGTGGCAGCGCAGCCGCTCACGCTCGATCACGTCGCCGCCATGCTGGAGCTGGCATTCGGCCTGTCCGCGTGGAAGGAATACGGCCCCGATCGCTGGGCCGTGCGCTGCAACCCGTCCAGCGGCAACCTGCACCCGACCGAAGCCTATGTCATCAGCCGCGATATCTCCGAGCTGGAAGACGGCGTTTACCACTACCTGAGCCGCGACCATGCGCTGGAACGGCGCTGCCGCATTACCGCAGCCGCACCTGCCGCACAGCCCGGCCTGCTGGTCGGCATTTCGTCGATCACCTGGCGCGAAGCATGGAAGTACGGCGAACGCGCATTCCGCTACTGCCAGCTCGATACCGGCCACGCCATCGGCGCATTGCGCTATGCTGCCGCTGTATTGGGCTGGCATGTACGCATCGCCGATGCTGTCAGCCAGCAACAACTGGCAGAATGGCTGGGGCTGGACAGAGACGCCAACTTTCCCCGCGCCGAGCGCGAGGAAGCCGAGCTGCTGCTGGAAATCACCATTGCACCGGACGCGGATACAACCGCATCCTGGCTGCGCAACTCAACACAAACCGACTGGCGCGGGCAAGCCAACATACTCGACGCCCACCCCATGTACCGCTGGCCTATCATAGACGACATAGCCGCCGCCAGCCGCAAACCGGCAACGCAGCCTGCAATGTACCGCCCGGAAACGTCCGCCTTGGCATCAACCTGTAGCATGGCGGCAGCCACCCTGATCCGCCAGCGTCGCAGCGCCCAGCGTTTCGACGCCCGCTTCACGCAGGATGCCGACAGTTTCTACACCATGCTCACAGCGCTGCTACCCGACTCCGGTACGCCCTGGGATGTATGGAACGAAGTACCGCGCGTGCATCCGGTACTGTTCGTCCACCGCATCGACGGCCTCGCGCCCGGCATCTACGCGCTGCCGCGCAGCGCCGACGCCCAAGCGCGAATGCAGGCCACCATGCGCACAGATTTCCTCTGGCGCAAGCCCGACGGCTGCCCCGAACCACTGCCGTTATACCTGCTCGCCAAAGCCAATCTGGGCAAAGCGCTGAGAACCATCAGCTGCCATCAGGCCATCGCCGCCGACAGCACCTTCACCCTGGCCATTCTGGCTGAATTCGACACAGCCCTGCACAACGCCCCCTGGCGCTACCGGCAACTGTACTGGGAAGCTGGCCTGTTCGGCCAAGTGCTGTACCTGCAAGCCGAGGCCGCCAGCCTGCGCGGCACCGGCATCGGCTGCTACTTCGACGATACCTGCCACGAACTGCTGGGCCTGCAGGACACCACATTCCAGTCGATGTACCACTTTACCGTCGGCTACCCGCTCACTGACGAGCGCATCGCCAACCTGCCGCCCTATCCCCGCACCTGA
- the nifE gene encoding nitrogenase iron-molybdenum cofactor biosynthesis protein NifE, protein MSAKLAVKVQEVLNEPGCDVNQGKSEKDRKKGCTKQLVPGAAAGGCAFDGAKIALQPLTDVAHLVHGPIACEGNSWDNRSANSSGSKLYRTGFTTDIGELDVIYGGEKRLYRSIKEIIEKYDPPAIFVYQTCVTALIGDDIEAVCKAAAQKFGKPVIPVDAPGFVGNKNLGNKLGGEALLDYVIGTAEPEYTTPYDINIIGEYNLSGELWQIKPLLDELGIRLLACISGDAKYKEVAYSHRARAAMMVCSKAMINIARKMEERYAIPYFEGSFYGVSDMSDSLRQIAGLLVRQGAPDELLERTEALIQREEARAWERMKAYAPRLQDKRVLLITGGVKSWSVVAALQEVGMDVVGTSTKKSTAEDKEKIKGMMADDAHAVDDMTPRQIYKMLKDARADIMLSGGRSQFIALKAKMPWLDINQERHYAYAGYEGMVELVKQIDKALYNPVWQQVRIPAPWEV, encoded by the coding sequence ATGTCGGCTAAACTTGCGGTAAAAGTACAGGAAGTGCTCAACGAACCCGGTTGCGATGTCAATCAGGGCAAATCCGAAAAGGATCGCAAGAAAGGCTGTACCAAGCAGCTGGTTCCCGGTGCGGCGGCTGGCGGTTGCGCGTTCGACGGCGCCAAGATCGCCCTGCAGCCGCTCACGGATGTGGCGCATCTGGTACATGGCCCGATTGCCTGTGAAGGCAATTCCTGGGACAACCGCAGCGCCAATTCGTCCGGTTCCAAACTCTACCGCACCGGCTTCACCACCGACATCGGCGAACTCGACGTCATCTACGGCGGCGAAAAACGCTTGTATCGTTCCATCAAGGAAATCATCGAGAAATACGACCCGCCGGCGATATTCGTGTATCAGACCTGCGTCACTGCGCTGATCGGCGACGACATCGAGGCGGTGTGCAAGGCCGCTGCGCAGAAATTCGGCAAGCCCGTTATTCCGGTGGATGCGCCGGGATTTGTCGGCAACAAGAATCTCGGCAACAAGCTCGGTGGCGAAGCGCTGCTGGATTATGTGATTGGTACCGCCGAGCCGGAATACACCACGCCCTATGACATCAATATCATCGGCGAGTACAACCTTTCCGGCGAGCTGTGGCAGATCAAGCCGCTGCTGGACGAGCTCGGCATCCGTTTGCTGGCATGCATCAGCGGTGACGCCAAATATAAGGAAGTCGCTTATTCGCATCGTGCCAGGGCGGCGATGATGGTGTGCTCGAAAGCGATGATCAACATCGCCCGCAAGATGGAAGAACGTTATGCTATCCCTTACTTCGAAGGTTCGTTCTATGGCGTTTCCGATATGTCGGATTCGTTGCGTCAGATCGCCGGTTTGCTGGTGCGCCAGGGCGCGCCGGACGAGCTGCTGGAGCGCACCGAAGCACTGATCCAGCGCGAGGAAGCGCGTGCCTGGGAGCGCATGAAAGCCTATGCGCCGCGCTTGCAGGACAAACGCGTACTGCTGATCACCGGCGGAGTGAAATCCTGGTCGGTGGTCGCTGCCTTGCAGGAAGTGGGCATGGATGTGGTCGGCACCAGTACCAAGAAATCCACGGCGGAAGACAAGGAAAAAATCAAGGGCATGATGGCTGACGATGCCCATGCCGTCGACGACATGACGCCGCGGCAGATTTACAAGATGCTCAAGGATGCGCGCGCCGACATTATGCTCTCCGGCGGGCGCTCCCAGTTTATTGCCCTCAAGGCGAAAATGCCCTGGCTCGACATCAATCAGGAACGTCATTATGCCTATGCCGGTTACGAAGGCATGGTCGAGCTGGTCAAGCAGATCGACAAGGCGCTGTATAACCCGGTGTGGCAGCAAGTGCGCATCCCTGCGCCGTGGGAGGTGTGA
- a CDS encoding glycine zipper 2TM domain-containing protein, translating to MSSITKLKILLVLSITFALSACDTTGTRSDTARSGNGVIQSIELVQQGGGIAGSGYGLGTVAGGVVGGILGNQVGGGTGKTVATVGGAAAGAYVGHQLEKGKTGTGNAYKFTIYMNDGSYQTLTRSTSGNFKVGDKVRIENGALYRQ from the coding sequence ATGTCATCGATAACCAAATTGAAAATATTACTCGTGCTATCCATTACTTTTGCTTTATCAGCGTGTGACACGACCGGCACACGTTCGGATACTGCCCGTTCTGGTAACGGAGTTATACAGTCTATCGAATTGGTTCAGCAGGGGGGCGGTATTGCGGGTAGCGGTTACGGCCTGGGGACGGTAGCCGGTGGCGTCGTTGGCGGCATTCTTGGCAATCAGGTTGGCGGTGGTACCGGGAAAACAGTGGCTACGGTTGGCGGAGCTGCCGCCGGTGCTTATGTGGGGCATCAGCTGGAGAAAGGCAAAACCGGCACGGGCAATGCCTATAAATTTACCATTTATATGAATGATGGTTCCTATCAAACATTGACTCGGTCTACATCTGGTAATTTTAAAGTGGGGGATAAGGTACGCATTGAAAATGGTGCACTCTATCGGCAATAG
- the nifK gene encoding nitrogenase molybdenum-iron protein subunit beta, with product MSQNAEKVIDHEMLFREPEYVEMFKNKKENFEFAFPVSKMEEIRDWTKTKEYQDLNFAREGLTVNPAKACQPLGAVFAAVGFAKTLPFVHGSQGCVAYYRSHFSRHFKEPTSCVSSSMTEDAAVFGGLNNMVDGLANAFNMYKPDMIAVSTTCMAEVIGDDLGSFIRTSKQKGSVAEEYDVPYAHTPAFVGSHITGYDNALKGVLTHFWDGKERTPNESINFIGGFDGNVVGNMPEIRRILNLFGAEYTVVCDPSDVWNTPTDGEFRMYDGGTTKDEVKQALNAKATLSFQGFSTEKTAKYIAEKGQEVVSLYHPMGVAGTDQLLMEISRLTGKPIPEALERERGCLMDAIADSSAHIHGKKFALYGDPDLMLGMTAFLLELGAEPVHVLSTNGGEDWAEKVQALFDASPFGAGCHVYPKKDLWHMRSLLFTEPVDLLIGNTYGKYLERDCGVPLVRMGFPIFDRHHHHRFPIWGYEGSLRVMVAILDEIFEALDANTIDTAKTDYSYDIIR from the coding sequence ATGAGTCAAAACGCTGAAAAAGTCATCGACCACGAAATGCTGTTCCGCGAGCCGGAATATGTGGAAATGTTCAAGAACAAGAAGGAAAACTTCGAGTTCGCATTCCCCGTGTCGAAAATGGAAGAGATCCGTGACTGGACCAAAACCAAGGAATATCAGGACCTGAACTTCGCTCGCGAAGGGCTGACGGTCAATCCGGCCAAGGCCTGCCAGCCGCTGGGCGCAGTGTTCGCTGCCGTCGGCTTTGCCAAGACCCTGCCTTTCGTGCACGGTTCGCAAGGTTGCGTCGCTTACTACCGCTCGCACTTTTCGCGCCACTTCAAGGAGCCTACCTCCTGCGTATCTTCTTCGATGACTGAAGATGCCGCAGTGTTCGGCGGTCTGAACAATATGGTGGACGGTCTGGCTAACGCATTTAACATGTACAAGCCTGACATGATCGCGGTCAGCACCACCTGCATGGCCGAAGTGATCGGCGACGATCTGGGTTCCTTCATCCGCACCTCCAAGCAAAAAGGCAGCGTGGCTGAAGAATACGATGTGCCCTACGCCCATACCCCGGCTTTTGTCGGCAGCCATATCACCGGTTACGACAATGCCCTCAAAGGCGTGCTCACCCACTTCTGGGACGGCAAGGAGCGCACTCCGAATGAATCGATAAATTTTATTGGCGGTTTCGACGGCAACGTCGTCGGCAACATGCCTGAAATCCGTCGCATCCTCAACCTGTTCGGTGCTGAATACACCGTGGTATGCGATCCTTCCGATGTCTGGAACACGCCTACCGATGGCGAATTCCGCATGTACGACGGCGGCACCACCAAGGATGAAGTGAAGCAGGCGCTGAATGCGAAAGCGACATTGTCGTTCCAGGGTTTTTCTACCGAGAAAACTGCCAAGTACATCGCCGAAAAAGGCCAGGAAGTTGTCTCTCTGTATCACCCTATGGGTGTGGCGGGTACCGACCAGTTGCTGATGGAAATCTCGCGGCTGACCGGCAAGCCTATTCCTGAAGCACTGGAAAGGGAACGCGGTTGTCTGATGGACGCCATCGCCGACTCCAGCGCGCACATCCACGGCAAGAAGTTCGCGCTGTACGGCGACCCCGACCTGATGCTGGGCATGACTGCATTCCTGCTGGAGCTGGGTGCCGAGCCGGTACACGTACTCTCTACCAACGGCGGCGAAGACTGGGCGGAAAAAGTGCAAGCCCTGTTCGACGCTTCTCCGTTCGGTGCCGGCTGCCATGTTTATCCGAAGAAGGATCTTTGGCACATGCGTTCGCTGCTGTTCACCGAACCAGTCGACTTGCTGATCGGCAACACCTACGGCAAGTACCTGGAGCGCGACTGCGGTGTCCCGCTGGTGCGCATGGGCTTCCCGATTTTCGACCGTCACCATCACCATCGTTTCCCGATCTGGGGTTACGAAGGTTCATTGAGAGTCATGGTTGCGATTCTAGACGAGATTTTCGAAGCGCTCGATGCCAACACTATCGACACCGCGAAAACCGACTACAGCTACGACATTATCCGTTAA
- a CDS encoding 2Fe-2S iron-sulfur cluster-binding protein encodes MATICFSSPLLEKDITVYAVAGDTHSVLKLAKKNRIPLPFECEDGECGSCVIKVTSLEEKPRMAQALTEKERHTLVAEGLITRQELKDAEVNDMPPAYRLACQFIPRDEDILVRFSGEPGIGIK; translated from the coding sequence ATGGCCACAATTTGTTTCAGTTCACCGCTGCTGGAAAAGGATATCACGGTGTATGCCGTTGCCGGCGACACCCATAGCGTGCTCAAGCTCGCGAAGAAAAACAGGATACCGTTGCCGTTCGAATGCGAAGACGGCGAATGCGGTTCTTGCGTCATCAAGGTGACCTCGCTGGAAGAGAAGCCGCGCATGGCACAGGCGTTGACTGAAAAGGAACGCCACACGCTGGTGGCAGAAGGTCTGATTACCAGACAGGAATTGAAAGATGCCGAAGTCAACGACATGCCGCCGGCATACCGTCTGGCATGTCAGTTCATTCCGCGTGACGAAGATATTCTGGTGCGCTTCAGCGGCGAGCCGGGTATCGGCATCAAGTAA
- a CDS encoding 2Fe-2S iron-sulfur cluster-binding protein — MGNVSFVGMKLPDRIQVDVDHDAGGSLLDLAREHRIPLPCDCMRGNCGACAVKVAPLRCETSMIRLSARERYLLLTAGKISKVQYHADSLPDHPPLWRLACEYQVADEKIMVAF; from the coding sequence ATGGGAAACGTAAGCTTTGTAGGCATGAAGTTACCTGATCGGATACAGGTGGATGTAGATCACGATGCGGGCGGTAGCCTGCTCGATCTGGCGAGAGAACATCGCATTCCGCTGCCGTGTGATTGCATGCGCGGCAATTGCGGCGCGTGTGCCGTCAAGGTGGCGCCGCTACGCTGCGAGACAAGCATGATCCGGCTCAGCGCCAGGGAACGTTATCTGTTGCTGACCGCGGGCAAGATTTCCAAGGTGCAGTATCACGCCGATTCGCTGCCGGATCACCCGCCATTGTGGCGGCTGGCCTGCGAATATCAGGTGGCGGACGAGAAAATCATGGTGGCTTTTTAG
- a CDS encoding GNA1162 family protein: MKKIITALAALSLTGCVAQPVKYDMSAFHAAAPRSILVVPMVNKSLDVDAPNYVLSTLPEPLAEKGYYVFPVNTTKYVLEQEGLYEADRIRMMPTPSLAKLFGADAVLYVTINRWDAQYAFIAATVTVDFDYRMVSKDGTEIWKEHKTMQYSPQNSNSGSPLAMLIVAAINAAATRAAPNYMPLTEQANQQVFVLGQNAIPDGPYLVKKMP; the protein is encoded by the coding sequence ATGAAAAAAATAATTACAGCACTCGCGGCCTTATCATTAACAGGTTGTGTCGCGCAACCCGTCAAGTACGATATGAGTGCATTTCATGCCGCGGCACCGCGATCAATTTTAGTTGTCCCTATGGTCAACAAATCTCTTGATGTAGATGCGCCAAACTATGTGCTGTCGACATTGCCAGAACCGCTTGCAGAAAAAGGTTATTACGTGTTTCCTGTTAACACGACTAAATACGTATTGGAACAAGAAGGTTTGTACGAAGCTGACCGCATTCGTATGATGCCAACCCCGTCTCTTGCTAAGTTGTTTGGTGCTGACGCTGTACTCTATGTAACCATCAATCGATGGGATGCACAGTATGCATTTATTGCGGCCACTGTGACTGTTGATTTCGATTACCGAATGGTTAGCAAAGATGGAACGGAAATCTGGAAAGAGCATAAAACCATGCAGTATTCCCCGCAAAATAGTAACTCAGGATCGCCTCTGGCGATGCTGATTGTGGCTGCGATTAATGCTGCGGCTACTCGCGCGGCTCCAAATTATATGCCGCTTACGGAACAAGCTAATCAACAAGTTTTTGTGCTTGGTCAGAATGCGATCCCAGATGGACCTTATTTGGTGAAGAAGATGCCATAA
- the nifD gene encoding nitrogenase molybdenum-iron protein alpha chain — translation MSLTVEETKVRNKELIDEVLKAYPEKSAKRRAKHLSVHEEGKSDCDVKSNIKSLPGVMTIRGCAYAGSKGVVWGPIKDMIHISHGPVGCGQYSWASRRNYYIGTTGIDSFGTMQFTSDFQEKDIVFGGDKKLEKIMDEIQVLFPLNKGITVQSECPIGLIGDDIEAVSKKKSKEYGGKTIVPVRCEGFRGVSQSLGHHIANDAVRDWVFEKADPDKNKFEATPYDVAIIGDYNIGGDAWSSRILLEEMGLRVIAQWSGDGTIAELENTPKAKLNVLHCYRSMNYISRYMEEKYNIPWVEYNFFGPSKIEASLREIASHFDDKIKEGAERVIAKYKALTDAVIAKYRPRLEGKTVMLFVGGLRPRHVIGAYEDLGMNVVGTGYEFGHNDDYQRTTHYVKDGTLIYDDVTGYEFEKFVEKIQPDLVGSGIKEKYVFQKMGVPFRQMHSWDYSGPYHGYDGFAIFARDMDMAINSPVWALTKAPWKK, via the coding sequence ATGAGCCTCACAGTAGAAGAAACCAAAGTACGCAACAAAGAGCTGATTGACGAAGTTCTCAAGGCTTATCCCGAGAAGAGTGCAAAACGGCGTGCCAAACACCTCAGTGTTCATGAGGAAGGCAAGTCCGATTGCGATGTCAAGTCGAATATCAAATCGCTGCCGGGCGTCATGACCATACGCGGCTGTGCCTACGCCGGTTCCAAAGGCGTGGTGTGGGGTCCGATCAAGGACATGATCCATATCAGCCACGGCCCGGTCGGTTGCGGTCAGTACTCCTGGGCTTCGCGCCGTAACTACTACATCGGCACCACCGGGATCGATTCCTTCGGCACCATGCAATTCACTTCCGATTTCCAGGAAAAGGACATTGTGTTCGGCGGCGACAAGAAGCTGGAAAAGATCATGGACGAGATTCAGGTGCTGTTCCCCCTCAACAAGGGCATCACCGTGCAATCGGAGTGCCCTATCGGCCTGATCGGCGACGATATCGAAGCAGTATCCAAGAAGAAATCCAAGGAATACGGCGGCAAGACCATCGTGCCGGTGCGCTGCGAAGGTTTCCGCGGCGTATCCCAGTCGCTGGGCCACCATATCGCCAATGACGCGGTTCGCGACTGGGTGTTTGAAAAAGCCGATCCGGACAAGAACAAGTTTGAAGCCACGCCTTATGACGTTGCCATCATCGGCGACTACAACATTGGCGGCGACGCATGGTCTTCACGCATCCTGCTGGAAGAAATGGGGCTGCGCGTGATCGCCCAGTGGTCCGGCGATGGCACCATTGCCGAGCTGGAAAACACCCCGAAAGCCAAGCTTAACGTGCTGCACTGCTACCGTTCGATGAACTACATCTCGCGCTACATGGAAGAGAAATACAACATTCCCTGGGTCGAGTACAACTTCTTCGGGCCGTCGAAAATTGAAGCCAGTTTGCGTGAAATCGCCAGCCACTTCGACGACAAGATCAAGGAAGGCGCAGAACGTGTGATCGCCAAGTACAAGGCGCTGACCGATGCCGTGATCGCCAAGTATCGTCCACGCCTGGAGGGCAAAACCGTGATGCTGTTCGTGGGCGGTCTGCGTCCTCGCCATGTGATCGGCGCGTATGAAGATCTGGGCATGAATGTGGTAGGTACCGGTTATGAATTCGGTCACAACGACGATTATCAGCGTACTACCCACTACGTCAAGGACGGCACGCTGATCTATGACGACGTCACCGGCTACGAGTTCGAGAAGTTTGTCGAAAAGATCCAGCCTGACCTGGTTGGCTCCGGCATCAAGGAAAAGTACGTGTTCCAGAAGATGGGCGTGCCGTTCCGTCAGATGCACTCGTGGGATTACTCCGGCCCGTATCACGGCTACGACGGCTTTGCCATCTTCGCCCGTGATATGGATATGGCGATCAATAGTCCTGTGTGGGCGCTGACCAAGGCGCCATGGAAGAAGTAA
- a CDS encoding response regulator, protein MQIGVDSQRSIENKRVFVVESDEINSMGLQFMLADENETHVLSSVSAAIDKSQAWPPHLVLLGIGLIRSEGATLINLIKAAMNNVRILLVCDSADDSAVKAALAQGADGTLLTPLRIETVRRKVDSALGRAVPISIPVVRS, encoded by the coding sequence ATGCAGATCGGAGTAGATAGTCAGCGCTCGATAGAAAACAAGCGCGTATTTGTAGTGGAAAGCGACGAGATCAACAGCATGGGGCTGCAATTCATGCTGGCCGATGAAAACGAAACTCATGTGCTGTCGAGCGTCTCCGCCGCTATCGACAAATCGCAGGCATGGCCGCCGCATCTGGTATTGCTGGGGATCGGGCTGATACGCAGCGAAGGCGCGACGCTCATCAATCTGATAAAAGCCGCCATGAACAACGTCAGGATACTGCTGGTCTGCGACAGTGCCGACGATAGCGCCGTCAAGGCAGCGCTGGCGCAAGGAGCCGATGGCACATTGTTGACACCGCTAAGGATAGAAACCGTACGCCGCAAGGTAGATTCCGCGCTTGGACGGGCGGTGCCGATCAGCATCCCGGTAGTGCGAAGCTGA